The sequence AAGTCTTTAAACTGAGCCATGCCCGAGTTGTTGAACATCAGCGTTGGGTCGTTTTTGGCAACGAGCGGGGCCGAAGCAACAATCAGGTGTTCTTTAGAACGGAAGAAGTCGAGAAAATGCCGACGTATTTCGTGGGAAGTCATTGTGTTAGTCATTAGTCGACAGTCGATCAATCAGTAGTATCGCAAAACGCTACTAACGAACGGCTAACGATTACTGACCAACAACTGATTCGCAAAATTACGCCAAAACTTGCAGGTTTAACCGAACATCAGCAAGTTTGTCATATGGAAAGCCCCGGCAAGTTTTATTATGGCATTAAGGAAGTGGCAGAGATGTTTGGGATCAATGCTTCGAAACTGCGGTATTATGAAAAGGAGTTTCCGACGCTCCAGCCCAAGAAAAACCGATCTGGCGACCGGGTATACACACAAGCTGATATCGATCACCTGAAAGAAATTCTGGATTTAATTGACAATCAGAAATTCACCCTGCCCGGAGCCCGCGAGTTTTTGAAAGAGCGTGACGCCCGTCGACGCGAGAATGCCCGTCATATTGTCAAACTCCAGAAAATAAAATCGTTTCTCGAACAGATGCGCGCCGGATTAGACAGGCCACAGGCTGATAGCGTAGCAGACTAAAAAGTTAGATTCCGGGTAAAGCTCATTGGTTGCTTATTTCCTGAACATAGGGAGCGGATTCATCGGATGCCGAAAGAAGTTTTTTGTGGTTGCCCGAATGAGAAAAGCATGAAATCCTAAGTTCGGCAATTGCTTTCTGTTGGCTTCGATTTTTTGCTTATCGTAACCAAACGTTAACAACCCCAGTGAAACATCGATCCAATCGGCCTTTCGAAAGTTTTCTACTGTTTCAGTAAATGCACCCCGGTATTTTGTGGTTTTATGATGCCAATAAATCATTAAAGAAATTTCTTGTATCCAGTCCTGTTTATGGATTTTTGTCAAATAAATTTTGGCCTGTTCAACTGAAGGATCTAGATAATCTATTGTATGATTAGTCCAGATTCCAATATCATGGAATACGGTAGCAACTGCATATTTTTCTTTATTTTCTTTTTTGTTATCAATTAGTAAACAATTCAAGTAAACACGATATACGTGGTTCCTATATTTTTCATAGTCTTCGCCAATAATCGGCTTAAAATCATTTAGTATATCGTCAATTACCTTAATTGAATAGTTCATCTTTTTTATACTATTAAAACAAAACTATCGAGACAACAACGCCCAACTTTCAATACAGTCGAGGGCACGCCAACGATTACAATTAAGCCATTGTTCGTTTAAAAATTCATTCACAACGTCTGATTTTTAGTTCGCTCTTCGTAAACCAAAGTCATACCGTTCACCATGAATTCGCTTTAAAATACCCAATTGACCACAATGCCACATTGTATGCTTTATATTCCAGTCCAATGCATCAAATTTGGTTCTCGCAATCGGGTGTGGAATTGGCGTAGGCTCTAATTCGAGATCAAGATCTTCGACAGATAATGACTTAATTATATCAATTGATTTATTCTGCATTGCCACCAATTGGCTTTGCAGTTCTTTCAGATCTACTTTCCCAACTGCATTTTTGGGTGGTGCAGCGGTGTACAGTTCATCATATTTTTTTAGCGGAATTTTCTGAAGTATATCCATTTGGTGACCAGAAATAACCATAATTGAATGGTAATAAACGCTAACAATCAGGTGGCCAGCCTGCCAGCTTACCGATGATTCAATTACTTCAGGAATATCGTCCCATTTTTCATAGGGTATTGAACTAATCAATCTGTTCGTCCAATCATAGGCAACCTCGGTTTGCTTGACAAAACTTTCAATCAGATTCATTTGATTTAAAGGAATGGGCTAACGTTAGCTCTCCAATATACGTACTTTTTAGTATTCGTCAGTATTGGATCACAACGCCTTCATAAATGCGACCAGTGCGGCCTGCTCCTTTTTTGTCAGATCCAGTTTTGAATCGGGTAAGGTCTGATTAGGCAGGTTGAAACCCAGTCCATTCCCTCCTCCCCGATCATAAAAATCGACAACCTGTTCGAGGGTTTGATAAACGCCATTGTGCATGTATGGAGCGGTTTTCGCCACGTGCCGAATTGTAGGCGTTTTGAAGGCATGCTTTTGAAGATCCATAGCCGTCGTTTTGAATTTACCTACATCAGCGTCAAGCTGCTCATTAGCCGAAGTGGCTGGGGTACCCAAGACTTCGCTTTCGGTTTTGGCGAACATAGGTGGAACTGTTCCGTTGAATAGCGGGAAAAAATGGCAGGTAGCGCACTGGCCTTTGCCCATAAACAGGTTGAAACCCTGCTTTTCTTCTGTTGTAAGTTGGGCCGGTTGATTCGGGCCAGCATCGTTCCGCAGAAACCGATCGATCCGTGAATCAAGACTTGTTAATGAACGGATATAGCTGGCAAGGGCGTTTTTGACTGTATATTCCGTAACGCCTTCTTTGTAGGCGTTGATGAAGCGGTTGCGGTATTCATTGCGTTGTTGCAGGGCACGAACCGCAGCGGGCAGTGAACCGTGCATTTCCGTCTCATTGGCAATGACGTCGCTGGCCTGATCCTCCAGGAACACGACTCTGGAGTCCATAAACTGCACGGCCTGCAACGACGCATTCAGGAGCGTGGGGGCATTTCGTTTACTGCGCGACCCTGCCATGCCCAAACTCGTTGGTTCACCGTCCGTAAATGCACGTTCCGGCTGATGGCACGATGCACAACTACGTTTTGAATTACCCGACAGTATCGGATCATAAAACAATAACTTACCCAGCGCAACCCGCTCGGCAGTAGGTCGGTCATCGTTCGAATTGACGAAAAAATTGCCGTCAAATGCATCAGGATCAGTTAGTGTCCGGGCCTGCGCTGACAGAAAACGGCTTTCCTGAAAAACAGGGATGTTCAATGCTCTTTGGGCATCGAGCAACAAACCACTTAGCACATTAGCTTGATTTGTAATAAACGCCAACCGGTCAAATCGGTTAAAATCGGGGCCACGGTTTAAGGTGGAAATGGCATCAGCAAAAATATGATCCAGTTGAGTTGCCAGTCTGGCATCTTTGTCGGACAGCTTGTAGAAACTTAAATGCTGCCGTAGACTTTCCAGTACCTGAACGGCCTCCGGCAACGAATGGCGCGCAATCGGCGAATCGAAACCGGTAATACCAAGCGAAATAAGCCGGAACACATCCAGCCGCATGGCATCAAAAATGTGACTATCAGTCATTTCGTTAGTAGCAGCCACTTTAGTCAACCGACCGACATTCGACACTAACAACGCAACCTGCTCAACAGCTTCGGTATGTTGTTCTGGCTCATAGTGAAACACGAACTCTTCCAGCACCTGTAATCCTTCGGGCTGCTCTACCCTTTTGTCGGCTTCGTCTACCTCAGGGAGGTTGGGTCCGTTGATACTCTTGGCGGTTTCGGGGTTGTATAATTCAGTTAGAAACTCAACCCGTTTATAGCGTAGCCGCGCTTCCAGAAAAGCCTGTTTCCAGGCTGCGACAGGGCGCTTTTCGACAATAACCCGTTGTAGCTTCCGTACCGCCGAATCGAGCAGTGCGATGTCGCTTACGTATTGCATCTGAACCCGTTGCAGGGGAGTCGGCCGGGGTCGAAACAATCCATATAGCCCAATCAGCAATAAGAGTCCGGCAGTAAGCGCAACAATCCACCACACATTCGGTTCAGCGGTTTTATGGGCAGGTACTGGACGATTTTTTTCCGAGATCATATCGATGGGTAAGCAAAAAGCCTGACCAGCAAAAGACCAGTCAGGCAGTGTACTTCTAAAAAACGAGGGCTAACGTGCTAAACCTTTAATAATCACTAGCTGGCTGCCCTGGTTTTCGTCGGGCCGTTTAGAACCTCCATCTACTTTCTTGTATTTTTCGTCCCGCCAGGAATGGGCCTGCAAACCAACGGAGAACGTGTTCGGAACGCCAATCACATCTGAAATATCGATCATTCCACTGATTTCCCAGGCACCTTTGGCCGATGTTCCACCCACATTATATTTGGCAGCATCTGCTTCTGTCCGGCGGTGGTCGATCATCAGTACGGGTTTTAACTCGCCGGTCTTGAAGCTATACTGATACAGATACGAATCGTGGGTTTCGTCTCCGTAGCCATTCGGGTCTTCCTGAATGTACGCATAGTTTTCGGTAACCGTAATGTTGTCAGGGTCCTGGAAGGTTTTGGCTATTCCATTCCGATCGTCACCGTCCAGCAGTAATTCGAGCGAGCCTTTCGTTGGGTCAGCGGCATCAAGCGTCAATTTATAAACCCGGCCGTATTTCGAGCGCGAGTAATCGGCGTTTACGCCCGTAGTTGCCTGCCCTGTCACGGTAAAATAGACCTCGCGCGCTTTAGCAACATCACTCCCTTTCCCATAATCGACATCCTCAACCCGACCAAACTTGATGGCTTTCAGATCGTTTACTTTACGATTGATCTGATCGCCCGTCAACGTTTTGTGGTCGTCGATCTTGGCAAACTCAACCGGGTATTTTGTACCGGTTTTCATGTCCATTTCTTTCTGGTTCCCATCGGTGCGCTTCATCATATAGAGCGTACCATTTTCCAGATCACCCACTGTGTTTGACACATACATTGCTACTTGGCCGCCATATGTATCCGAATCGTCGTCACCAATCAGGATAACCGTTTTGCCGGTAAATGCTGTTTTGGGAAGTGGAACGGCATTTTCGGCACTCCACCGGCCCAGCCCGGCCACTTCTTTTGATAAACTGGCCGATCCGACACTACCGTATGGATCCAGCGCGTGGGTTCTTGACTCCTGTCCGCTTTCGCCACAGGTCAAAAATTTTGGCCCGAAACCATGAATTTCGGGGGTAGCCATTGTTGCCGAGCAAAGCCGCCAAATGCCCCCATCGGAGTTGAGCAGGTATTCACCCTTGATGGGTTTGAAGGTTTTGTCCAGGGTCAGGCGGGATACGGCGAAATTATCCTCATTGTTGACCAACATCATATAGGTTCCGTCGGTATTTTTCAGGATGCCCGTTCCATCGGCAGAACCACCAAAGATATAGCCCGGTGATTGATCTAATTTATCATCGCTACTGATAAGTGAATACACCTCAAGATTCTCAAAACCA comes from Spirosoma aureum and encodes:
- a CDS encoding MerR family transcriptional regulator — encoded protein: MESPGKFYYGIKEVAEMFGINASKLRYYEKEFPTLQPKKNRSGDRVYTQADIDHLKEILDLIDNQKFTLPGAREFLKERDARRRENARHIVKLQKIKSFLEQMRAGLDRPQADSVAD
- a CDS encoding DinB family protein; its protein translation is MNLIESFVKQTEVAYDWTNRLISSIPYEKWDDIPEVIESSVSWQAGHLIVSVYYHSIMVISGHQMDILQKIPLKKYDELYTAAPPKNAVGKVDLKELQSQLVAMQNKSIDIIKSLSVEDLDLELEPTPIPHPIARTKFDALDWNIKHTMWHCGQLGILKRIHGERYDFGLRRAN
- a CDS encoding cytochrome c peroxidase; translated protein: MISEKNRPVPAHKTAEPNVWWIVALTAGLLLLIGLYGLFRPRPTPLQRVQMQYVSDIALLDSAVRKLQRVIVEKRPVAAWKQAFLEARLRYKRVEFLTELYNPETAKSINGPNLPEVDEADKRVEQPEGLQVLEEFVFHYEPEQHTEAVEQVALLVSNVGRLTKVAATNEMTDSHIFDAMRLDVFRLISLGITGFDSPIARHSLPEAVQVLESLRQHLSFYKLSDKDARLATQLDHIFADAISTLNRGPDFNRFDRLAFITNQANVLSGLLLDAQRALNIPVFQESRFLSAQARTLTDPDAFDGNFFVNSNDDRPTAERVALGKLLFYDPILSGNSKRSCASCHQPERAFTDGEPTSLGMAGSRSKRNAPTLLNASLQAVQFMDSRVVFLEDQASDVIANETEMHGSLPAAVRALQQRNEYRNRFINAYKEGVTEYTVKNALASYIRSLTSLDSRIDRFLRNDAGPNQPAQLTTEEKQGFNLFMGKGQCATCHFFPLFNGTVPPMFAKTESEVLGTPATSANEQLDADVGKFKTTAMDLQKHAFKTPTIRHVAKTAPYMHNGVYQTLEQVVDFYDRGGGNGLGFNLPNQTLPDSKLDLTKKEQAALVAFMKAL
- a CDS encoding HD domain-containing protein, with translation MNYSIKVIDDILNDFKPIIGEDYEKYRNHVYRVYLNCLLIDNKKENKEKYAVATVFHDIGIWTNHTIDYLDPSVEQAKIYLTKIHKQDWIQEISLMIYWHHKTTKYRGAFTETVENFRKADWIDVSLGLLTFGYDKQKIEANRKQLPNLGFHAFLIRATTKNFFRHPMNPLPMFRK